One genomic region from Phycodurus eques isolate BA_2022a chromosome 16, UOR_Pequ_1.1, whole genome shotgun sequence encodes:
- the LOC133414615 gene encoding suppressor of cytokine signaling 7-like isoform X1, translating to MSDEMSPDFVLMRLLVSAAEYEHLEHLEHQPEHVTSGKAGLVRGGFDVDSGGAPTGLGSASPHYGSPLPGKGELEGGLLMPQALPDSDDPSLPAEENFDFPRSTGSRAQLMVFRNRMLDFGLEQPPLGGNETRWVDSSESGSGSAVDADERDPCFGPSPEENRQWRPEGSDPSGSVLCHPLGKWSPLTLLDSRSNRGAGDEELVLALNPGPDQGGCREGNERVAAPLPRCSCLLSSGSAAPGEDPSETSDALLVLEGLGADGDVGEGGTCRRAGPVFSSGTLSGLMQQVHRLAGEAGVCTHQTWRTPTASSLRDRTGTCLRAAPPSPAPEPQRRPQHQSRSQPQSRATTPKLGSATGGRSASPLVVLEGDPGGDRMPRGKPGKAGSLKVRLSKLFRTKSSCGGAGGILDKRPSITSSTLSAGSLVDVWGSTCGNTEDGGRLQTPALTCTPPFTGETVSLVDVEISRRNCLHPPTPPPPPRRSLSLLDDLGGPPPPRVPSSERVGGASMQSLPPRPVGEPSSLSTIQHSLSLNDSFLRGLPRPVPLRADARHPPPHRQAPRRSLERPDGGNFASSLRELEKCGWYWGPMTWEDAEMKLKGKADGSFLVRDSSDPRYILSLSFRSQGVTHHTRMEHYRGTFSLWCHPKFEDRCHSVVEFIERAITHSKNGKFLYFLRSRVPGLPPTPVQLLHPVSRLSRIKSLQHLCRFCIRQLVRVDHIQELPLPTPLIAYLRKFYYYDPEEEAGDTQT from the exons ATGAGCGACGAAATGTCTCCCGACTTCGTGTTGATGCGTCTCCTCGTCTCGGCGGCCGAGTACGAGCACCTGGAGCACCTGGAGCACCAGCCCGAACACGTCACGTCCGGGAAAGCCGGCCTGGTTCGCGGCGGCTTCGATGTGGACTCAGGCGGGGCCCCGACAGGCCTGGGCTCGGCCTCCCCGCACTATGGCTCTCCTCTGCCCGGCAAAGGCGAGCTGGAAGGCGGACTGCTGATGCCGCAGGCCCTACCCGACTCCGACGACCCCTCGCTGCCGGCGGAGGAGAACTTCGACTTCCCCAGGTCGACCGGGTCGAGGGCACAGTTGATGGTGTTCCGGAACCGGATGTTGGACTTTGGCCTGGAGCAGCCCCCTTTGGGGGGAAACGAGACACGGTGGGTGGACTCCTCGGAGTCAGGTTCTGGTTCGGCCGTCGACGCGGACGAGCGGGACCCCTGCTTCGGCCCGTCTCCTGAGGAGAACCGCCAGTGGCGTCCAGAAGGATCCGATCCGTCTGGGTCGGTCCTCTGTCACCCACTAGGTAAGTGGTCTCCACTGACCCTGCTGGATTCCCGGAGCAATCGTGGTGCCGGTGATGAGGAACTGGTCCTGGCTCTGAACCCGGGACCAGACCAGGGAGGATGCAGGGAAGGCAATGAAAGGGTAGCAGCCCCCCTCCCTCGGTGCTCCTGTCTCCTGTCCTCCGGGTCAGCGGCGCCAGGCGAGGATCCGAGCGAAACCAGCGACGCCCTGCTGGTCTTGGAAGGGTTGGGGGCGGACGGAGACGTCGGGGAGGGGGGGACGTGTCGGAGAGCGGGGCCCGTGTTCTCCAGCGGGACCCTCAGCGGGCTAATGCAGCAGGTCCACAGACTGGCAGGGGAGGCGGGGGTCTGCACCCATCAAACGTGGAGGACCCCCACGGCTAGCTCCCTCCGGGACCGGACCGGCACCTGTCTCCGAGCTGCCCCCCCGTCCCCCGCCCCTGAACCGCAGCGTCGCCCCCAGCACCAGTCCCGTTCCCAACCTCAGAGCCGGGCCACCACCCCCAAATTGGGCTCGGCCACGGGCGGGCGCTCCGCCTCCCCCCTGGTGGTCCTTGAAGGGGACCCGGGCGGTGACAGGATGCCCAGGGGCAAGCCCGGGAAAGCGGGGTCCCTGAAGGTGCGCCTCAGTAAACTGTTCCGAACCAAGAGCTCgtgcgggggggcggggggcatcCTGGACAAGAGGCCGTCCATCACCTCGTCCACCTTGTCGGCGGGGAGTCTGGTGGACGTGTGGGGGTCCACCTGCGGCAACACGGAGGACGGCGGCAG GCTGCAGACGCCTGCGCTGACGTGCACGCCGCCCTTCACCG GTGAGACGGTCTCCTTGGTGGATGTGGAGATCTCTCGGAGGAACTGCCTCCACCCTCCGACTCCTCCACCTCCACCCAGACGGAGCCTCAGTCTGCTCG ATGATTTGGGGGGTCCCCCTCCACCGCGGGTTCCTTCGTCCGAGCGTGTCGGTGGGGCGTCGATGCAGTCTCTGCCACCCCGCCCGGTGGGCGAGCCTTCCTCCCTGAGCACCATCCAGCACAGCCTGAGTCTCAACG ACTCATTCCTGCGGGGGCTGCCCAGGCCCGTCCCCCTGCGGGCCGACGCCCGGCACCCGCCGCCGCACCGCCAGGCGCCCCGCCGCTCCCTCGAGCGCCCCGACGGCGGCAACTTCGCCAGCAGCCTCCGAGAACTGGAAAAG TGCGGCTGGTACTGGGGTCCCATGACGTGGGAGGACGCCGAGATGAAGCTGAAGGGCAAAGCCGACGGCTCCTTCCTGGTGCGCGACAGTTCCGATCCTCGCTACATCCTCAGCCTGAGCTTCAGGTCGCAGGGCGTCACGCACCACACGCGCATGGAGCACTATCGAG GGACGTTCAGTCTGTGGTGTCACCCCAAGTTTGAGGACCGCTGCCATTCAGTGGTGGAGTTCATCGAGCGCGCCATCACGCACTCCAAGAACGGAAAGTTCCTCTACTTCCTGCGCTCCCGAGTGCCAG GTCTGCCACCTACGCCGGTGCAGCTGCTGCATCCCGTGTCACGCCTGAGCAGAATCAAGTCCCTGCAGCACCTGTGTCGCTTCTGCATCCGCCAGCTGGTCCGCGTGGACCACATCCAGGAGCTGCCGCTGCCCAC GCCGCTGATCGCCTACCTGCGCAAGTTTTACTACTACGACCCCGAGGAGGAGGCTGGCGACACGCAGACGTAG
- the LOC133414615 gene encoding suppressor of cytokine signaling 7-like isoform X2: MSDEMSPDFVLMRLLVSAAEYEHLEHLEHQPEHVTSGKAGLVRGGFDVDSGGAPTGLGSASPHYGSPLPGKGELEGGLLMPQALPDSDDPSLPAEENFDFPRSTGSRAQLMVFRNRMLDFGLEQPPLGGNETRWVDSSESGSGSAVDADERDPCFGPSPEENRQWRPEGSDPSGSVLCHPLGKWSPLTLLDSRSNRGAGDEELVLALNPGPDQGGCREGNERVAAPLPRCSCLLSSGSAAPGEDPSETSDALLVLEGLGADGDVGEGGTCRRAGPVFSSGTLSGLMQQVHRLAGEAGVCTHQTWRTPTASSLRDRTGTCLRAAPPSPAPEPQRRPQHQSRSQPQSRATTPKLGSATGGRSASPLVVLEGDPGGDRMPRGKPGKAGSLKVRLSKLFRTKSSCGGAGGILDKRPSITSSTLSAGSLVDVWGSTCGNTEDGGRLQTPALTCTPPFTDDLGGPPPPRVPSSERVGGASMQSLPPRPVGEPSSLSTIQHSLSLNDSFLRGLPRPVPLRADARHPPPHRQAPRRSLERPDGGNFASSLRELEKCGWYWGPMTWEDAEMKLKGKADGSFLVRDSSDPRYILSLSFRSQGVTHHTRMEHYRGTFSLWCHPKFEDRCHSVVEFIERAITHSKNGKFLYFLRSRVPGLPPTPVQLLHPVSRLSRIKSLQHLCRFCIRQLVRVDHIQELPLPTPLIAYLRKFYYYDPEEEAGDTQT; this comes from the exons ATGAGCGACGAAATGTCTCCCGACTTCGTGTTGATGCGTCTCCTCGTCTCGGCGGCCGAGTACGAGCACCTGGAGCACCTGGAGCACCAGCCCGAACACGTCACGTCCGGGAAAGCCGGCCTGGTTCGCGGCGGCTTCGATGTGGACTCAGGCGGGGCCCCGACAGGCCTGGGCTCGGCCTCCCCGCACTATGGCTCTCCTCTGCCCGGCAAAGGCGAGCTGGAAGGCGGACTGCTGATGCCGCAGGCCCTACCCGACTCCGACGACCCCTCGCTGCCGGCGGAGGAGAACTTCGACTTCCCCAGGTCGACCGGGTCGAGGGCACAGTTGATGGTGTTCCGGAACCGGATGTTGGACTTTGGCCTGGAGCAGCCCCCTTTGGGGGGAAACGAGACACGGTGGGTGGACTCCTCGGAGTCAGGTTCTGGTTCGGCCGTCGACGCGGACGAGCGGGACCCCTGCTTCGGCCCGTCTCCTGAGGAGAACCGCCAGTGGCGTCCAGAAGGATCCGATCCGTCTGGGTCGGTCCTCTGTCACCCACTAGGTAAGTGGTCTCCACTGACCCTGCTGGATTCCCGGAGCAATCGTGGTGCCGGTGATGAGGAACTGGTCCTGGCTCTGAACCCGGGACCAGACCAGGGAGGATGCAGGGAAGGCAATGAAAGGGTAGCAGCCCCCCTCCCTCGGTGCTCCTGTCTCCTGTCCTCCGGGTCAGCGGCGCCAGGCGAGGATCCGAGCGAAACCAGCGACGCCCTGCTGGTCTTGGAAGGGTTGGGGGCGGACGGAGACGTCGGGGAGGGGGGGACGTGTCGGAGAGCGGGGCCCGTGTTCTCCAGCGGGACCCTCAGCGGGCTAATGCAGCAGGTCCACAGACTGGCAGGGGAGGCGGGGGTCTGCACCCATCAAACGTGGAGGACCCCCACGGCTAGCTCCCTCCGGGACCGGACCGGCACCTGTCTCCGAGCTGCCCCCCCGTCCCCCGCCCCTGAACCGCAGCGTCGCCCCCAGCACCAGTCCCGTTCCCAACCTCAGAGCCGGGCCACCACCCCCAAATTGGGCTCGGCCACGGGCGGGCGCTCCGCCTCCCCCCTGGTGGTCCTTGAAGGGGACCCGGGCGGTGACAGGATGCCCAGGGGCAAGCCCGGGAAAGCGGGGTCCCTGAAGGTGCGCCTCAGTAAACTGTTCCGAACCAAGAGCTCgtgcgggggggcggggggcatcCTGGACAAGAGGCCGTCCATCACCTCGTCCACCTTGTCGGCGGGGAGTCTGGTGGACGTGTGGGGGTCCACCTGCGGCAACACGGAGGACGGCGGCAG GCTGCAGACGCCTGCGCTGACGTGCACGCCGCCCTTCACCG ATGATTTGGGGGGTCCCCCTCCACCGCGGGTTCCTTCGTCCGAGCGTGTCGGTGGGGCGTCGATGCAGTCTCTGCCACCCCGCCCGGTGGGCGAGCCTTCCTCCCTGAGCACCATCCAGCACAGCCTGAGTCTCAACG ACTCATTCCTGCGGGGGCTGCCCAGGCCCGTCCCCCTGCGGGCCGACGCCCGGCACCCGCCGCCGCACCGCCAGGCGCCCCGCCGCTCCCTCGAGCGCCCCGACGGCGGCAACTTCGCCAGCAGCCTCCGAGAACTGGAAAAG TGCGGCTGGTACTGGGGTCCCATGACGTGGGAGGACGCCGAGATGAAGCTGAAGGGCAAAGCCGACGGCTCCTTCCTGGTGCGCGACAGTTCCGATCCTCGCTACATCCTCAGCCTGAGCTTCAGGTCGCAGGGCGTCACGCACCACACGCGCATGGAGCACTATCGAG GGACGTTCAGTCTGTGGTGTCACCCCAAGTTTGAGGACCGCTGCCATTCAGTGGTGGAGTTCATCGAGCGCGCCATCACGCACTCCAAGAACGGAAAGTTCCTCTACTTCCTGCGCTCCCGAGTGCCAG GTCTGCCACCTACGCCGGTGCAGCTGCTGCATCCCGTGTCACGCCTGAGCAGAATCAAGTCCCTGCAGCACCTGTGTCGCTTCTGCATCCGCCAGCTGGTCCGCGTGGACCACATCCAGGAGCTGCCGCTGCCCAC GCCGCTGATCGCCTACCTGCGCAAGTTTTACTACTACGACCCCGAGGAGGAGGCTGGCGACACGCAGACGTAG